A window of Bos taurus isolate L1 Dominette 01449 registration number 42190680 breed Hereford chromosome 19, ARS-UCD2.0, whole genome shotgun sequence contains these coding sequences:
- the GAA gene encoding lysosomal alpha-glucosidase isoform X1 yields the protein MMRWPPCSRPLLGVCTLLSLALLGHILLHDLEVVPRELRGFSQDEIHQACQPGASSPECRGSPRAAPTQCDLPPNSRFDCAPDKGITPQQCEARGCCYMPAEWPPDAQMGQPWCFFPPSYPSYRLENLTTTETGYTATLTRAVPTFFPKDIMTLRLDMLMETESRLHFTIKDPANRRYEVPLETPRVYSQAPFTLYSVEFSEEPFGVVVRRKLDGRVLLNTTVAPLFFADQFLQLSTSLPSQHITGLAEHLGSLMLSTNWTKITLWNRDIAPEPNVNLYGSHPFYLVLEDGGLAHGVFLLNSNAMDVVLQPSPALSWRSTGGILDVYIFLGPEPKSVVQQYLDVVGYPFMPPYWGLGFHLCRWGYSTSAITRQVVENMTRAYFPLDVQWNDLDYMDARRDFTFNKDHFGDFPAMVQELHQGGRRYIMIVDPAISSSGPAGTYRPYDEGLRRGVFITNETGQPLIGQVWPGLTAFPDFTNPETLDWWQDMVTEFHAQVPFDGMWIDMNEPSNFVRGSVDGCPDNSLENPPYLPGVVGGTLRAATICASSHQFLSTHYDLHNLYGLTEALASHRALVKARGMRPFVISRSTFAGHGRYSGHWTGDVWSNWEQLSYSVPEILLFNLLGVPLVGADICGFLGNTSEELCVRWTQLGAFYPFMRNHNALNSQPQEPYRFSETAQQAMRKAFTLRYVLLPYLYTLFHRAHVRGETVARPLFLEFPEDPSTWTVDRQLLWGEALLITPVLEAEKVEVTGYFPQGTWYDLQTVPMEAFGSLPPPAPLTSVIHSKGQWVTLSAPLDTINVHLRAGHIIPMQGPALTTTESRKQHMALAVALTASGEAQGELFWDDGESLGVLDGGDYTQLIFLAKNNTFVNKLVHVSSEGASLQLRNVTVLGVATAPQQVLCNSVPVSNFTFSPDTEAREPTIGPRGPIPEDSGHPCLADHGRAVCHQLVLTRGPAVCCSFTDLPVAQHLHPVGGVGALGQKCLP from the exons ATGATGAGGTGGCCACCATGCTCCCGCCCCCTGCTGGGGGTCTGCACCCTCCTCTCCTTGGCGCTCCTGGGGCACATCCTGCTTCATGACTTGGAGGTGGTCCCCCGAGAACTACGAGGCTTCTCCCAAGACGAGATTCACCAAGCTTGCCAGCCAGGAGCCAGCAGCCCAGAATGCCGTGGCAGCCCCAGGGCAGCACCTACACAGTGCGACCTGCCCCCCAACAGCCGCTTTGACTGCGCCCCAGACAAGGGCATCACCCCGCAGCAGTGTGAGGCCCGTGGCTGCTGCTACATGCCTGCAGAGTGGCCTCCGGATGCCCAGATGGGGCAGCCCTGGTGCTTCTTCCCTCCCAGCTACCCCAGTTACAGGCTGGAGAACCTGACCACCACTGAGACAGGGTACACAGCCACCCTGACCCGTGCCGTCCCGACCTTCTTCCCCAAGGACATCATGACCTTGAGGCTGGACATGTTGATGGAGACCGAGAGCCGACTCCACTTCACG ATCAAAGATCCTGCCAACAGACGCTATGAAGTGCCCTTGGAGACCCCGCGTGTCTATAGCCAGGCGCCGTTCACACTCTACAGCGTGGAGTTCTCGGAGGAGCCCTTTGGGGTGGTCGTGCGGCGGAAGCTGGACGGACGGGTGCT GCTGAACACCACGGTGGCCCCCCTGTTCTTTGCGGACCAGTTTCTGCAGCTGTCCACCTCCCTGCCATCCCAGCACATCACAGGCCTTGCCGAACACCTTGGGTCCCTGATGCTCAGCACCAACTGGACCAAGATCACCCTCTGGAACCGGGACATCGCCCCTGAG CCCAACGTGAACCTGTATGGATCTCACCCTTTCTACCTGGTCCTGGAGGATGGCGGGTTGGCTCACGGGGTCTTCCTGCTGAACAGCAATGCCATGG ATGTGGTcctgcagcccagcccagccctcagCTGGAGGTCGACAGGCGGGATCCTGGACGTGTACATCTTCCTGGGCCCGGAGCCCAAGAGCGTGGTGCAGCAGTACCTGGACGTCGTGG GCTACCCGTTCATGCCGCCGTATTGGGGCCTGGGCTTCCACCTGTGCCGCTGGGGCTACTCCACCTCTGCCATCACCCGCCAGGTCGTGGAGAATATGACCAGGGCCTACTTCCCCCTG GACGTCCAGTGGAATGACCTCGACTACATGGATGCCAGACGGGACTTCACTTTCAACAAGGACCACTTCGGGGACTTCCCGGCCATGGTGCAGGAGCTCCACCAGGGCGGTCGGCGGTACATCATGATCGTG GATCCTGCCATCAGCAGCTCAGGCCCTGCTGGGACCTACCGACCCTACGACGAGGGTCTGAGGCGGGGGGTCTTCATCACCAATGAGACTGGGCAGCCACTGATTGGGCAG GTGTGGCCCGGACTCACCGCCTTCCCCGACTTCACCAACCCCGAAACTCTTGACTGGTGGCAGGACATGGTGACCGAGTTCCACGCCCAAGTGCCCTTCGATGGCATGTGGATC GATATGAACGAGCCATCCAATTTCGTGAGAGGCTCAGTGGATGGCTGCCCGGACAACAGCCTGGAGAACCCGCCCTACCTGCCAG GGGTGGTTGGCGGGACCCTCCGGGCAGCCACCATCTGTGCCTCCAGCCACCAGTTCCTGTCCACGCATTATGACCTGCACAACCTGTATGGCCTGACTGAAGCCTTAGCCTCCCACAG GGCCCTGGTGAAGGCTCGAGGGATGCGTCCCTTCGTGATCTCTCGCTCAACCTTTGCTGGCCACGGCCGATACTCCGGCCACTGGACAGGGGATGTGTGGAGCAACTGGGAGCAGCTTTCCTACTCCGTGCCAG AAATCCTGCTTTTCAATCTGCTGGGGGTGCCCCTGGTAGGGGCTGACATCTGTGGCTTCCTGGGCAACACCTCAGAGGAGCTGTGTGTGCGTTGGACCCAGCTGGGGGCCTTCTACCCCTTCATGCGGAACCACAATGCCCTGAACAGCCAG CCGCAGGAACCGTACAGGTTCAGCGAGACGGCGCAGCAAGCCATGAGGAAGGCCTTCACCCTGCGCTACGTGCTACTGCCCTATCTCTACACACTGTTCCACAGGGCCCACGTCAGAGGCGAGACAGTGGCCCGGCCCCTCTTCCTGGA GTTCCCCGAGGACCCCAGCACCTGGACTGTGGACCGCCAGCTCCTGTGGGGGGAGGCTCTGCTCATCACCCCGGTGCTCGAGGCTGAGAAGGTTGAAGTCACTGGCTACTTCCCCCAGGGCACGTGGTACGACCTGCAGACG GTACCAATGGAGGCCTTTGGCAGCCTCCCACCTCCTGCACCCCTCACGTCTGTCATCCACAGCAAGGGGCAGTGGGTGACGCTGTCCGCCCCGCTGGACACCATCAACGTCCACCTCCGGGCCGGGCACATCATCCCTATGCAG GGCCCTGCCCTCACGACCACAGAGTCCCGCAAGCAGCACATGGCCCTGGCTGTGGCCCTGACAGCCAGTGGGGAGGCCCAAGGGGAGCTGTTCTGGGACGACGGGGAGAGCCTGGGAGTGCTGGATGGTGGGGACTACACACAGCTCATCTTTCTGGCCAAGAAC AACACCTTTGTAAACAAGCTGGTGCACGTGAGCAGTGAGGGGGCCAGCCTGCAGCTGAGGAATGTGACCGTCCTGGGGGTGGCCACAGCCCCCCAGCAGGTCCTCTGCAACAGCGTTCCTGTCTCCAACTTCACCTTCAGCCCTGACACAGAGGCAAGAGAGCCCACAATTGGGCCCAGAGGGCCTATCCCTGAGG ACTCTGGCCATCCCTGTCTCGCTGACCATGGGAGAGCAGTTTGTCATCAGCTGGTCTTAACCCGGGGCCCAGCGGTGTGCTGCTCCTTCACAGACCTCCCAGTGGCCCAGCACTTGCACCCTGTCGGCGGTGTAGGGGCCTTGGGTCAGAAGTGCTTACCCTGA
- the GAA gene encoding lysosomal alpha-glucosidase precursor: protein MMRWPPCSRPLLGVCTLLSLALLGHILLHDLEVVPRELRGFSQDEIHQACQPGASSPECRGSPRAAPTQCDLPPNSRFDCAPDKGITPQQCEARGCCYMPAEWPPDAQMGQPWCFFPPSYPSYRLENLTTTETGYTATLTRAVPTFFPKDIMTLRLDMLMETESRLHFTIKDPANRRYEVPLETPRVYSQAPFTLYSVEFSEEPFGVVVRRKLDGRVLLNTTVAPLFFADQFLQLSTSLPSQHITGLAEHLGSLMLSTNWTKITLWNRDIAPEPNVNLYGSHPFYLVLEDGGLAHGVFLLNSNAMDVVLQPSPALSWRSTGGILDVYIFLGPEPKSVVQQYLDVVGYPFMPPYWGLGFHLCRWGYSTSAITRQVVENMTRAYFPLDVQWNDLDYMDARRDFTFNKDHFGDFPAMVQELHQGGRRYIMIVDPAISSSGPAGTYRPYDEGLRRGVFITNETGQPLIGQVWPGLTAFPDFTNPETLDWWQDMVTEFHAQVPFDGMWIDMNEPSNFVRGSVDGCPDNSLENPPYLPGVVGGTLRAATICASSHQFLSTHYDLHNLYGLTEALASHRALVKARGMRPFVISRSTFAGHGRYSGHWTGDVWSNWEQLSYSVPEILLFNLLGVPLVGADICGFLGNTSEELCVRWTQLGAFYPFMRNHNALNSQPQEPYRFSETAQQAMRKAFTLRYVLLPYLYTLFHRAHVRGETVARPLFLEFPEDPSTWTVDRQLLWGEALLITPVLEAEKVEVTGYFPQGTWYDLQTVPMEAFGSLPPPAPLTSVIHSKGQWVTLSAPLDTINVHLRAGHIIPMQGPALTTTESRKQHMALAVALTASGEAQGELFWDDGESLGVLDGGDYTQLIFLAKNNTFVNKLVHVSSEGASLQLRNVTVLGVATAPQQVLCNSVPVSNFTFSPDTETLAIPVSLTMGEQFVISWS, encoded by the exons ATGATGAGGTGGCCACCATGCTCCCGCCCCCTGCTGGGGGTCTGCACCCTCCTCTCCTTGGCGCTCCTGGGGCACATCCTGCTTCATGACTTGGAGGTGGTCCCCCGAGAACTACGAGGCTTCTCCCAAGACGAGATTCACCAAGCTTGCCAGCCAGGAGCCAGCAGCCCAGAATGCCGTGGCAGCCCCAGGGCAGCACCTACACAGTGCGACCTGCCCCCCAACAGCCGCTTTGACTGCGCCCCAGACAAGGGCATCACCCCGCAGCAGTGTGAGGCCCGTGGCTGCTGCTACATGCCTGCAGAGTGGCCTCCGGATGCCCAGATGGGGCAGCCCTGGTGCTTCTTCCCTCCCAGCTACCCCAGTTACAGGCTGGAGAACCTGACCACCACTGAGACAGGGTACACAGCCACCCTGACCCGTGCCGTCCCGACCTTCTTCCCCAAGGACATCATGACCTTGAGGCTGGACATGTTGATGGAGACCGAGAGCCGACTCCACTTCACG ATCAAAGATCCTGCCAACAGACGCTATGAAGTGCCCTTGGAGACCCCGCGTGTCTATAGCCAGGCGCCGTTCACACTCTACAGCGTGGAGTTCTCGGAGGAGCCCTTTGGGGTGGTCGTGCGGCGGAAGCTGGACGGACGGGTGCT GCTGAACACCACGGTGGCCCCCCTGTTCTTTGCGGACCAGTTTCTGCAGCTGTCCACCTCCCTGCCATCCCAGCACATCACAGGCCTTGCCGAACACCTTGGGTCCCTGATGCTCAGCACCAACTGGACCAAGATCACCCTCTGGAACCGGGACATCGCCCCTGAG CCCAACGTGAACCTGTATGGATCTCACCCTTTCTACCTGGTCCTGGAGGATGGCGGGTTGGCTCACGGGGTCTTCCTGCTGAACAGCAATGCCATGG ATGTGGTcctgcagcccagcccagccctcagCTGGAGGTCGACAGGCGGGATCCTGGACGTGTACATCTTCCTGGGCCCGGAGCCCAAGAGCGTGGTGCAGCAGTACCTGGACGTCGTGG GCTACCCGTTCATGCCGCCGTATTGGGGCCTGGGCTTCCACCTGTGCCGCTGGGGCTACTCCACCTCTGCCATCACCCGCCAGGTCGTGGAGAATATGACCAGGGCCTACTTCCCCCTG GACGTCCAGTGGAATGACCTCGACTACATGGATGCCAGACGGGACTTCACTTTCAACAAGGACCACTTCGGGGACTTCCCGGCCATGGTGCAGGAGCTCCACCAGGGCGGTCGGCGGTACATCATGATCGTG GATCCTGCCATCAGCAGCTCAGGCCCTGCTGGGACCTACCGACCCTACGACGAGGGTCTGAGGCGGGGGGTCTTCATCACCAATGAGACTGGGCAGCCACTGATTGGGCAG GTGTGGCCCGGACTCACCGCCTTCCCCGACTTCACCAACCCCGAAACTCTTGACTGGTGGCAGGACATGGTGACCGAGTTCCACGCCCAAGTGCCCTTCGATGGCATGTGGATC GATATGAACGAGCCATCCAATTTCGTGAGAGGCTCAGTGGATGGCTGCCCGGACAACAGCCTGGAGAACCCGCCCTACCTGCCAG GGGTGGTTGGCGGGACCCTCCGGGCAGCCACCATCTGTGCCTCCAGCCACCAGTTCCTGTCCACGCATTATGACCTGCACAACCTGTATGGCCTGACTGAAGCCTTAGCCTCCCACAG GGCCCTGGTGAAGGCTCGAGGGATGCGTCCCTTCGTGATCTCTCGCTCAACCTTTGCTGGCCACGGCCGATACTCCGGCCACTGGACAGGGGATGTGTGGAGCAACTGGGAGCAGCTTTCCTACTCCGTGCCAG AAATCCTGCTTTTCAATCTGCTGGGGGTGCCCCTGGTAGGGGCTGACATCTGTGGCTTCCTGGGCAACACCTCAGAGGAGCTGTGTGTGCGTTGGACCCAGCTGGGGGCCTTCTACCCCTTCATGCGGAACCACAATGCCCTGAACAGCCAG CCGCAGGAACCGTACAGGTTCAGCGAGACGGCGCAGCAAGCCATGAGGAAGGCCTTCACCCTGCGCTACGTGCTACTGCCCTATCTCTACACACTGTTCCACAGGGCCCACGTCAGAGGCGAGACAGTGGCCCGGCCCCTCTTCCTGGA GTTCCCCGAGGACCCCAGCACCTGGACTGTGGACCGCCAGCTCCTGTGGGGGGAGGCTCTGCTCATCACCCCGGTGCTCGAGGCTGAGAAGGTTGAAGTCACTGGCTACTTCCCCCAGGGCACGTGGTACGACCTGCAGACG GTACCAATGGAGGCCTTTGGCAGCCTCCCACCTCCTGCACCCCTCACGTCTGTCATCCACAGCAAGGGGCAGTGGGTGACGCTGTCCGCCCCGCTGGACACCATCAACGTCCACCTCCGGGCCGGGCACATCATCCCTATGCAG GGCCCTGCCCTCACGACCACAGAGTCCCGCAAGCAGCACATGGCCCTGGCTGTGGCCCTGACAGCCAGTGGGGAGGCCCAAGGGGAGCTGTTCTGGGACGACGGGGAGAGCCTGGGAGTGCTGGATGGTGGGGACTACACACAGCTCATCTTTCTGGCCAAGAAC AACACCTTTGTAAACAAGCTGGTGCACGTGAGCAGTGAGGGGGCCAGCCTGCAGCTGAGGAATGTGACCGTCCTGGGGGTGGCCACAGCCCCCCAGCAGGTCCTCTGCAACAGCGTTCCTGTCTCCAACTTCACCTTCAGCCCTGACACAGAG ACTCTGGCCATCCCTGTCTCGCTGACCATGGGAGAGCAGTTTGTCATCAGCTGGTCTTAA
- the LOC101907000 gene encoding ATP synthase membrane subunit K, mitochondrial yields MAGPEADAQFHFTGIKKYFNSYTLTGRMNCVLATYGSIALIVLYFKLRSKKTPAVKAT; encoded by the coding sequence ATGGCAGGTCCAGAAGCTGATGCCCAGTTCCATTTCACTGGtatcaaaaaatatttcaacTCTTACACTCTCACAGGGAGAATGAATTGTGTGCTGGCCACGTACGGAAGTATTGCTTTGATAGTCTTATACTTCAAGTTAAGGTCTAAAAAAACTCCAGCAGTGAAAGCAACATAA